The Legionella cincinnatiensis genome includes a region encoding these proteins:
- the lspG gene encoding GspG family T2SS major pseudopilin variant LspG yields the protein MNRQKGFSLIEIMVVVVILGILASIVVPKIMGRPDEARKVKAKQDVLAIQNALDLYKLDNGTYPTTDQGLSALVEKPTSNPIPNNWKQYLKSLPTDPWGRDYLYLNPGQHGDVDVFTYGAEGQPGGTGINAEIGNWDEKK from the coding sequence ATGAATAGACAAAAAGGGTTCTCATTAATTGAAATCATGGTTGTGGTCGTTATATTGGGCATTCTTGCCTCTATAGTAGTTCCTAAAATTATGGGCCGCCCCGACGAAGCACGAAAAGTCAAAGCGAAACAAGATGTACTTGCAATCCAAAATGCTCTTGACTTATATAAACTTGATAACGGCACTTATCCGACTACAGATCAAGGATTATCAGCACTTGTTGAAAAACCCACTTCCAACCCAATACCTAACAATTGGAAACAATATTTAAAATCATTGCCAACTGATCCCTGGGGAAGAGATTATCTTTATTTAAATCCCGGACAACATGGTGATGTGGATGTATTTACCTATGGTGCGGAGGGGCAACCTGGAGGTACAGGGATTAATGCCGAGATCGGTAATTGGGATGAGAAAAAATAA
- the pmbA gene encoding metalloprotease PmbA, whose translation MQIKTQHNNSEVHKSTTDLTRLMNEVLELARKEGATDAMVAVTNDKGFSVDVRMREVETVAFSEDKGIGLTVYIGKRKGGASSTDTSPSALEAMVKAACDIAKVSAEDPCFGLADKELMATNYPDLDLFHPWDINPQQAIDLALKCENYALSLDKRITNSDGVNVSTHESHHGFANTHGGCGFIHSTRHSLSCSLIAKEGEEMQRDYDYTTVRHAKDLVDSHLVAKNAVERAVRRLGAKQIATQTIPIIFSSRISSSLFSSFISAISGSNLYRKNTFLLDSIGQQVFPEFIRIYEQPHLLGALGSSPFDSEGVPTRPNLIVEKGRVMQYVLGSYSARKLGLNTTANSDGVHNLTIDPTAGDLADLLKIMGKGLLVTELMGQGVNGVTGDYSRGASGYWVENGMIQYPVDEVTIAGNLKDIFKAILAVGSDINPNIATRCGSVLIEKMMVAGK comes from the coding sequence ATGCAAATTAAAACGCAACATAACAATAGTGAAGTACATAAGTCAACTACAGATTTAACTCGCTTGATGAATGAGGTACTTGAACTTGCCCGAAAAGAGGGCGCCACAGACGCTATGGTCGCTGTAACTAATGACAAAGGCTTTTCAGTCGATGTGCGTATGAGAGAGGTTGAAACTGTTGCTTTTAGTGAAGATAAAGGGATTGGATTGACTGTTTATATTGGCAAACGAAAAGGGGGGGCAAGCAGTACGGATACGTCGCCTTCTGCATTGGAGGCAATGGTTAAAGCCGCCTGCGATATAGCAAAAGTAAGTGCTGAAGATCCTTGTTTTGGCTTAGCAGATAAGGAATTAATGGCAACCAATTACCCTGATCTTGATTTATTTCATCCCTGGGATATAAATCCTCAACAAGCAATTGATTTAGCTTTAAAATGTGAAAATTATGCTTTGTCGTTGGATAAACGAATTACAAATTCAGATGGAGTTAATGTGTCCACTCATGAATCCCATCATGGATTTGCAAATACGCATGGGGGTTGTGGTTTCATTCATAGTACACGCCATAGTTTAAGCTGTTCGTTGATTGCGAAAGAAGGTGAGGAAATGCAACGTGATTATGATTATACCACTGTTCGTCATGCAAAGGATTTGGTGGATAGTCATTTAGTCGCAAAAAATGCAGTAGAACGAGCTGTCAGACGACTGGGAGCAAAACAAATTGCTACACAAACAATACCTATTATTTTTTCGTCGCGAATTTCTAGTAGTTTATTTTCAAGCTTTATTAGTGCAATTAGTGGTTCGAACCTTTATAGAAAAAATACATTTTTACTGGATTCAATAGGACAACAAGTGTTTCCTGAGTTTATTCGTATTTATGAACAACCTCATTTGTTAGGTGCCTTAGGGAGTTCGCCATTTGATAGTGAGGGTGTTCCAACTCGGCCTAATCTCATAGTAGAAAAAGGACGTGTGATGCAATATGTATTAGGTAGTTATTCGGCACGTAAGCTTGGGTTAAATACGACGGCAAATAGTGATGGAGTACATAATTTAACAATCGATCCAACAGCAGGTGATCTTGCTGATTTATTGAAAATAATGGGCAAAGGGTTGTTAGTTACTGAATTGATGGGACAAGGAGTAAATGGAGTTACAGGAGATTATTCACGAGGTGCGAGTGGTTATTGGGTAGAAAATGGAATGATTCAATATCCTGTTGATGAAGTGACCATTGCAGGAAATTTAAAAGATATATTTAAAGCAATTCTTGCCGTGGGAAGTGATATTAACCCTAATATTGCTACACGATGTGGTTCTGTACTTATTGAAAAAATGATGGTGGCAGGAAAATAA
- the gspH gene encoding type II secretion system minor pseudopilin GspH, producing MRKNNLGFTLIEILIVLVIIGITFGFALISFGDFGESRRILFAAEQLLNKLQLAQQQAILETSTLGLRISNDSYQILQLQNNSQWKPISNKGLFKITYFPQDTHISLKTNRRTPSGVPSIILTSSGDMTPFSLYFGNEQEHNMALIVGKANGDLKFNVVNNK from the coding sequence ATGAGAAAAAATAATCTAGGTTTTACTTTAATTGAAATTTTAATTGTTCTAGTGATTATAGGCATAACCTTTGGTTTTGCCTTAATTAGCTTTGGTGATTTTGGGGAAAGTCGGCGTATTCTGTTTGCTGCGGAGCAATTACTAAATAAACTTCAGTTAGCACAACAACAAGCCATTTTAGAGACCAGTACACTTGGTCTACGCATTAGTAATGATAGCTATCAAATTCTTCAGCTGCAAAATAATTCGCAATGGAAACCCATTTCTAATAAAGGGTTGTTTAAAATCACCTATTTTCCCCAAGACACTCACATTAGCCTAAAAACCAACCGCCGTACTCCGTCTGGAGTACCCTCTATCATTCTTACCTCATCTGGAGATATGACTCCATTTTCTTTGTATTTCGGTAATGAGCAAGAACACAATATGGCCTTAATTGTAGGCAAAGCAAATGGGGATTTAAAATTTAATGTGGTTAATAATAAATGA
- a CDS encoding ribonucleotide-diphosphate reductase subunit beta yields the protein MSENIIQQQDIILTGATGYESLEMGAARIHVDDKRIINCRADLNQLVPFKYKWAWDKYLTACANHWMPNEISMSADVALWKDPNGLTEAERLIIKRNLGFFSTADSLVANNLVLAVYRHITNPECRQYLLRQAFEEALHTHAYQYVIESLGLDEAEVFNMYREIPSVATKAAWALPYTQSLADETFHTGTVENDQRLLRDLIAFYVVFEGIFFYVGFTQILSMGRRNKMVGTSEQFQYILRDESMHMNFGIDVINQIKIENPHLWTSEFKEEIIQLIRQGVDLEYQYAKDTMPQGILGMNAEMFEEYLHFIANRRLTQIGLAEQYPGAVNPFPWMSEMMDLKKEKNFFETRVIEYQAGGTLSWEDE from the coding sequence ATGTCAGAAAATATCATACAACAACAAGACATCATTCTTACAGGTGCGACAGGCTATGAGTCTCTTGAAATGGGAGCTGCACGCATTCATGTGGATGATAAGCGTATCATCAATTGCCGTGCTGACTTAAATCAACTTGTTCCCTTTAAATATAAATGGGCTTGGGATAAATATTTAACCGCTTGTGCCAATCATTGGATGCCCAATGAAATCAGTATGAGTGCTGACGTAGCGCTCTGGAAAGATCCTAATGGTCTTACAGAAGCAGAGCGTTTAATTATCAAACGCAACTTAGGCTTTTTCTCAACAGCCGACTCTTTAGTGGCCAATAATCTGGTTCTGGCTGTTTATAGACATATAACCAATCCAGAATGCAGACAATATCTCTTGCGACAAGCCTTTGAAGAAGCTCTGCATACTCATGCGTATCAATATGTTATTGAAAGTTTGGGACTTGATGAAGCAGAGGTCTTCAATATGTATCGCGAAATCCCTTCAGTAGCTACTAAAGCAGCGTGGGCATTACCCTATACCCAAAGTTTGGCTGATGAAACATTCCATACCGGTACTGTAGAAAACGACCAACGATTATTACGCGATTTGATTGCTTTTTATGTCGTATTTGAGGGAATATTCTTCTATGTTGGCTTTACACAAATTCTCTCCATGGGTCGTAGAAACAAAATGGTAGGAACCTCAGAACAATTCCAATACATTTTACGCGATGAATCCATGCATATGAATTTTGGTATTGATGTGATTAATCAAATTAAAATTGAAAATCCACATTTATGGACTTCTGAATTTAAAGAAGAAATAATCCAGCTCATTCGTCAAGGAGTAGATTTGGAATATCAATATGCCAAAGACACCATGCCACAAGGAATTCTAGGAATGAATGCAGAAATGTTTGAAGAGTACTTACACTTTATTGCAAATCGCCGCCTCACCCAAATTGGTTTAGCAGAACAATATCCCGGCGCTGTAAATCCCTTCCCCTGGATGAGTGAAATGATGGACTTGAAAAAAGAGAAAAATTTCTTCGAAACTCGCGTGATTGAATATCAAGCTGGTGGTACTTTAAGCTGGGAAGACGAATAG
- the gspK gene encoding type II secretion system minor pseudopilin GspK, which translates to MPKVKTINPIVKFEEKSTVAFHKRLNKGSALLTALFIMTLVAIVATAMSTKIQLDIYRTKLIVTHDKLYLAAQAETFWAMGELNNPKNKFIKANAQGMVSQYPLNMEHIEKTVVVSGALYDLQSRYNLNNLTNRKAMMGFVNLIGATIPQIAEAEKTQLTLAVSDWLTSYDLARGKDNYLSYYTSQKPPYYPSHQLMSSQSELRLVKDVSAPIYLALEPFICVLPETTPININTASKQVLKSLSSTIKDTQLNELLKQRKENGIKDLKKIAELLQKLDIASDQITLESSYFLNVASATSDNINLTVYSLFKRNRDKKGKITVTLLRESLNIF; encoded by the coding sequence ATGCCCAAAGTTAAAACGATTAATCCCATAGTAAAATTTGAGGAAAAATCTACTGTAGCATTTCATAAGAGGCTAAATAAAGGTAGTGCACTTCTTACTGCTCTTTTTATCATGACCTTAGTTGCAATAGTAGCTACAGCAATGAGTACTAAAATCCAGTTAGATATTTACCGAACAAAACTTATAGTCACTCATGATAAGCTTTATCTTGCTGCTCAAGCGGAAACTTTTTGGGCAATGGGAGAATTAAATAATCCAAAAAATAAATTTATTAAAGCGAACGCTCAAGGAATGGTAAGTCAATATCCTCTAAATATGGAACATATTGAGAAAACAGTAGTAGTAAGTGGTGCACTTTATGATTTACAATCTCGATATAACCTCAATAATTTGACAAATAGAAAAGCAATGATGGGGTTTGTCAATCTTATTGGCGCAACCATACCTCAAATTGCCGAAGCTGAAAAAACGCAATTAACTCTTGCTGTCAGTGATTGGCTCACATCCTATGATCTTGCACGAGGCAAAGATAACTATTTATCTTATTACACCAGCCAAAAACCCCCTTATTATCCAAGCCATCAACTCATGAGTAGCCAATCCGAATTACGATTGGTTAAAGATGTAAGCGCACCTATTTATTTAGCCTTAGAACCCTTCATATGCGTATTACCTGAGACCACGCCTATTAATATCAATACAGCATCAAAACAAGTACTTAAGTCCCTGAGCAGTACCATAAAAGATACCCAACTTAATGAACTACTTAAACAAAGAAAAGAAAATGGAATTAAAGACTTAAAAAAAATCGCTGAATTACTCCAAAAGCTTGATATTGCTAGTGACCAGATCACCCTAGAAAGTAGTTACTTCCTTAATGTAGCCTCTGCTACTAGTGATAATATAAACTTAACAGTATACTCTTTGTTCAAAAGAAATCGTGATAAAAAGGGAAAAATTACGGTTACGCTTCTTAGAGAAAGCTTGAATATTTTCTAA
- the lspJ gene encoding GspJ family T2SS minor pseudopilin variant LspJ produces MKKHLKGQKKFRGFTLIEILIALAVFAILATITTSVLYNAFTTRSRVSEQSNRLNELQLAISLIQQDTSQAVERAIRGNDMRLFSAFIGQTNYLEFTRDGVVNPGSIEKRSTLKRVAYVCQEGTLIRRSWNTLDTLNRDAYEDKPLLAHLTDCHFGYLNQNLQILPEWREQAVNLNQRKEPFPKAIQVNLTLQDLGEINLLFTLPGALYAQS; encoded by the coding sequence ATGAAAAAGCACTTAAAAGGACAAAAGAAATTTAGGGGCTTTACTCTAATTGAAATTTTAATTGCACTGGCAGTATTTGCTATTCTTGCCACAATCACCACATCTGTTTTATATAACGCATTTACAACCCGCTCTCGAGTTAGTGAACAAAGTAATCGTTTAAATGAATTGCAACTCGCAATAAGTCTGATTCAGCAAGATACAAGCCAAGCCGTAGAACGAGCGATAAGAGGTAATGACATGCGGCTATTTTCAGCTTTTATAGGACAGACGAATTACCTGGAGTTTACTCGTGATGGAGTAGTAAATCCTGGCAGTATTGAAAAACGAAGCACACTTAAACGGGTAGCTTATGTTTGTCAAGAAGGAACTTTAATTCGTAGGTCATGGAATACACTTGATACCTTAAATCGGGATGCTTATGAAGATAAGCCTTTACTGGCCCACCTTACTGATTGCCATTTTGGTTACTTAAATCAAAACTTACAAATACTCCCTGAATGGAGAGAACAGGCAGTGAACTTAAATCAACGTAAAGAGCCATTTCCCAAAGCCATACAAGTGAATCTGACTTTACAGGATCTCGGTGAAATCAATTTATTATTTACACTGCCAGGGGCACTTTATGCCCAAAGTTAA
- a CDS encoding ribonucleoside-diphosphate reductase subunit alpha yields MSATLDPVNDVPQISQLELTANAPGVLKTIKRNGKVVNYDDTKIKIAITKAFIADEGGTASTSDRIHQQIEELTRQITQVFKRRLPSGGAVHIEDIQDQVELALMRSGHYKVARAYVLYREEHRKARETELKKQASDQKLLLITMPDGELKPLDTERMNTIVHEACRNLEHVDAEPVIKDALRNLYNEAKFADVHKALIMAARTLVEKEPNYTYVSARLLLDSLRIEALHKLGIETDATFDEMSQLYPAYFKTYVAYGIKQGMLDEKMIDFDLEKLGKALLPERDMKFTYLSLQTLYDRYFIHDQGIRYELPQAFFMRVAMGLAIREKDKNEKAIEFYQLLSSFDYMSSTPTLFNSGTIRPQLSSCYLTTVPDHLDGIYSAIKDNALLSKYAGGLGNDWTPVRAMGSHIKGTNGKSQGVVPFLNVADATAVAVNQGGKRKGAVCAYLECWHKDVEEFLELRKNTGDDRRRTHDMNTALWIPDLFMMRVREDADWTLFSPDEVPELHDQFGKNFEVLYGEYEEKARQGLMKNVKTVSAVKLWRKMLSMLFETGHPWMTFKDPCNLRSPQQHTGVVHSSNLCTEITLNTSEEEIAVCNLGSINLPAHIKNGRLNIEKLKQTIRTAVRMLDNVIDINYYSVPQARNSNLKHRPVGLGLMGFQDALYELKIDYASQEAVEFADSSMELISYYAIEASCDLAKERGSYSSYEGSLWSKGILPIDSINLLQQARNKYLEQDRSQRLDWESLRIKVRTQGMRNSNVMAIAPTATISNICGVAQSIEPTYQNLYVKSNLSGEFTVINPYLVADLKALGLWDEVMVNDLKYFNGSVQPISRIPADLKKRYATSFEIDPIWLVDAASRRQKWIDQAQSLNIYMAQPSGKKLDQLYMHAWIRGLKTTYYLRSLGASNAEKSTVTDSALNAVKIMAEAPKACSILDPDCEACQ; encoded by the coding sequence ATGTCTGCAACTCTTGATCCGGTAAATGATGTGCCGCAAATCAGTCAATTGGAACTGACCGCTAATGCCCCTGGTGTATTAAAAACCATTAAGCGTAATGGCAAAGTAGTAAATTACGACGATACAAAAATTAAAATAGCAATTACTAAAGCCTTTATTGCTGACGAAGGAGGCACGGCTTCTACATCGGATCGCATCCACCAGCAAATTGAAGAGCTTACCCGTCAAATCACTCAAGTATTTAAACGCCGTTTACCCAGTGGTGGTGCAGTTCATATAGAAGACATTCAAGATCAAGTCGAATTAGCGCTTATGCGTAGCGGCCACTATAAAGTTGCCAGAGCTTATGTGTTATACCGCGAAGAACATCGTAAAGCACGCGAAACTGAATTAAAAAAGCAAGCGAGTGACCAGAAGCTTCTGTTAATCACTATGCCTGATGGAGAATTAAAACCATTAGACACAGAGCGTATGAATACGATTGTTCATGAAGCATGCCGTAATCTAGAACATGTTGATGCGGAACCAGTCATTAAAGATGCACTGCGCAACCTTTACAATGAAGCAAAATTTGCAGATGTGCATAAAGCATTAATTATGGCAGCACGTACTTTAGTTGAAAAAGAACCCAACTATACTTATGTCAGCGCACGTTTGTTATTAGACAGTTTACGAATAGAGGCACTGCATAAATTAGGTATTGAAACCGATGCAACCTTTGATGAAATGAGTCAACTCTACCCAGCTTACTTTAAAACCTATGTTGCCTACGGTATCAAGCAAGGAATGCTTGATGAAAAAATGATTGATTTTGATTTAGAAAAATTGGGTAAAGCGTTATTGCCTGAACGTGACATGAAATTTACCTATCTAAGCTTACAGACTTTATATGACCGTTATTTTATTCATGATCAAGGAATACGTTATGAATTGCCCCAAGCTTTTTTCATGCGCGTTGCTATGGGTCTGGCGATACGTGAGAAAGATAAAAATGAAAAAGCAATTGAGTTTTATCAATTATTGTCTTCTTTTGATTACATGTCATCTACACCAACCCTGTTTAACTCTGGGACGATTAGACCACAGCTGTCCAGCTGCTATTTAACTACGGTCCCTGATCATTTAGATGGTATTTACAGTGCCATCAAAGACAATGCCTTACTTTCTAAATACGCGGGAGGTTTAGGTAATGACTGGACGCCCGTACGTGCAATGGGATCACACATCAAAGGAACCAATGGAAAATCGCAAGGAGTAGTTCCTTTTCTCAATGTTGCTGATGCCACAGCAGTTGCCGTAAACCAAGGAGGAAAACGTAAAGGTGCTGTTTGTGCTTATTTGGAGTGCTGGCATAAAGACGTAGAAGAGTTTTTAGAATTAAGAAAAAATACTGGGGATGATCGACGTCGTACCCATGATATGAACACCGCATTGTGGATACCTGATTTATTTATGATGCGGGTACGTGAAGATGCTGATTGGACTTTATTTTCTCCTGATGAAGTTCCTGAGTTACATGATCAATTCGGTAAGAACTTCGAAGTTTTGTATGGTGAATATGAAGAAAAAGCGCGCCAAGGCCTTATGAAAAATGTAAAAACTGTATCTGCGGTCAAATTGTGGCGTAAAATGTTATCGATGCTTTTTGAAACTGGCCATCCATGGATGACGTTTAAAGATCCTTGTAACTTACGTTCACCACAACAACATACTGGAGTAGTTCACAGCTCTAATTTATGTACTGAAATTACGCTTAATACTTCAGAGGAAGAAATTGCTGTATGTAATTTGGGCAGTATCAATCTTCCTGCACACATCAAAAATGGCAGACTCAATATTGAGAAATTAAAACAAACCATTAGAACAGCTGTTCGTATGTTGGATAACGTAATTGATATTAATTATTATTCTGTACCTCAAGCACGCAATTCCAATTTAAAACACAGACCTGTTGGGCTTGGTTTAATGGGTTTCCAAGATGCCTTATATGAGTTAAAAATTGATTATGCTTCCCAAGAGGCTGTCGAATTTGCAGATTCATCTATGGAATTAATTAGTTATTATGCAATCGAGGCTTCTTGTGATTTAGCTAAAGAAAGGGGCAGCTACTCCAGTTACGAAGGTTCTTTATGGAGTAAAGGTATATTACCAATTGACTCTATCAATTTATTACAACAAGCACGTAACAAATACTTGGAACAAGATCGTTCACAACGCTTAGATTGGGAAAGCTTACGCATTAAAGTACGTACTCAAGGAATGCGTAACTCAAATGTGATGGCTATTGCACCAACAGCCACTATCTCTAATATTTGCGGTGTAGCACAATCTATTGAACCTACTTATCAAAACTTGTATGTCAAATCCAATTTGTCGGGCGAGTTCACCGTGATCAACCCTTATCTTGTTGCAGATTTGAAAGCTCTGGGTCTTTGGGACGAAGTAATGGTTAATGACTTGAAATATTTTAATGGTAGCGTACAACCAATCAGTCGCATTCCAGCTGACTTGAAAAAACGTTATGCGACTTCCTTTGAAATTGATCCAATTTGGTTAGTAGATGCCGCTTCTCGTCGCCAAAAATGGATCGATCAAGCTCAATCACTCAACATTTATATGGCCCAACCTTCTGGTAAAAAACTGGATCAACTTTACATGCATGCGTGGATACGTGGGTTAAAAACAACGTATTACTTACGTAGTTTGGGCGCATCTAATGCAGAGAAATCTACAGTGACTGATAGTGCACTCAATGCAGTCAAAATAATGGCCGAAGCACCAAAAGCATGCTCCATACTCGATCCAGACTGTGAAGCGTGCCAATAA
- a CDS encoding phosphodiester glycosidase family protein: MSSQTNVYHANKLYLFFFLFFIAIFLVSFQSHAEGNWQKLSPGIEYQDLAGGILAPWSHVYVFRIDLNKNKLGLVNAKNLSLKNASVNQFAEHSKALLSLNGGFFDHEFNPLGLRITNRKLANPLKRISWWGVFFIKNNKAHISSLSHFQYDSDIDFAIQSGPRLLINRKIPSLKPGIAERSALGITTDGKVVLLVTTNAAMTTNKLAHLLRSPPLSCLDAINLDGGSSSQLYAHIGSFLLNVHGFSNVSDAIIVKKIKR; this comes from the coding sequence ATGTCTTCGCAAACCAATGTTTATCATGCAAACAAATTATATTTGTTTTTTTTCTTGTTTTTTATAGCTATTTTTTTAGTTTCGTTCCAATCTCATGCTGAAGGAAATTGGCAAAAATTAAGCCCTGGCATTGAGTATCAAGATCTAGCTGGCGGTATACTGGCTCCTTGGTCGCATGTCTATGTTTTTCGAATCGATCTCAATAAAAATAAGCTAGGCTTAGTCAATGCAAAAAATTTATCCTTAAAAAACGCATCTGTTAATCAATTTGCAGAGCACAGTAAAGCACTTCTAAGCCTCAATGGCGGTTTTTTTGATCATGAATTTAATCCTCTTGGACTAAGGATCACTAATAGAAAATTAGCCAATCCTTTAAAGCGAATCAGTTGGTGGGGAGTTTTCTTTATAAAAAATAATAAGGCGCATATTTCTAGCCTTTCTCATTTCCAATATGATAGTGATATTGATTTTGCCATTCAAAGTGGTCCCCGATTATTGATTAACCGGAAAATTCCCTCGTTAAAACCTGGAATTGCGGAACGCTCAGCTTTGGGAATCACTACAGACGGTAAAGTCGTTCTCCTAGTCACGACCAATGCTGCTATGACTACTAATAAACTCGCTCATTTGCTTCGTTCGCCACCTTTATCTTGCCTCGATGCCATCAACCTAGATGGAGGAAGCTCAAGCCAATTATACGCTCATATAGGTTCTTTTCTGCTTAACGTTCATGGATTTTCTAATGTCAGCGATGCGATTATCGTGAAAAAAATAAAGCGGTAA
- a CDS encoding tetratricopeptide repeat protein, giving the protein MRSFILAALLVVNTAFADGEVIGFAAFENGDYTTAYPYLMQAARDGNIEAMYLLGRMFQYGQGVSKNPTEALKWYQKSAEKNYPLAQLSLGFMYDLGEGVKQNFPEAFQWYMKSAQQGNAIAQRNVALMYSTGDGVKANKKMAFDWFEKSAKQGYSKAQVNLAYDYIMGEGTKKDVNKAFYWYQKAAEQGDAKAEYSLGLLYTGQQPGVPQDDQSAFYWFSQAANQGHPRAQTYLAYYYLKGYGVEADPQKAAYWYQAAAQNGQSEAQVEIGQLLLTGTGIDKDYAQSVYWFTKSAAQGNPLGQAKLGYMYLAGLGVDKDWIKAYALFKIAAENKNQEAAKELKMLQKKLSVDELKAAEELTKEIAQNMKEESQDN; this is encoded by the coding sequence ATGCGCAGCTTTATCTTGGCAGCATTGCTGGTTGTCAATACTGCTTTTGCTGATGGAGAGGTTATTGGTTTCGCAGCATTTGAAAATGGAGATTATACTACTGCTTATCCTTATTTGATGCAAGCAGCAAGAGACGGCAATATTGAGGCCATGTATTTGCTGGGACGCATGTTCCAATATGGGCAAGGGGTCTCAAAAAACCCCACAGAAGCACTCAAATGGTATCAAAAATCTGCAGAAAAAAATTATCCTTTAGCTCAATTAAGCCTAGGTTTTATGTATGATCTGGGTGAGGGAGTAAAACAAAATTTTCCTGAGGCGTTTCAATGGTATATGAAGTCGGCACAACAAGGTAATGCTATTGCGCAAAGAAATGTCGCTTTGATGTATAGTACTGGGGATGGTGTCAAAGCCAATAAAAAAATGGCATTTGATTGGTTCGAAAAATCAGCAAAACAAGGGTACAGTAAAGCGCAGGTGAATCTTGCTTATGATTATATTATGGGGGAGGGAACCAAAAAAGATGTGAATAAGGCTTTCTATTGGTATCAAAAAGCGGCAGAGCAAGGCGATGCAAAGGCTGAATACAGTTTAGGACTATTATATACGGGGCAGCAACCCGGTGTTCCCCAAGATGATCAATCAGCTTTTTATTGGTTTTCACAAGCAGCAAATCAAGGTCATCCCAGAGCACAAACTTATTTAGCTTATTACTATTTAAAAGGCTATGGAGTTGAGGCTGATCCACAAAAAGCAGCTTATTGGTATCAGGCCGCTGCTCAAAATGGGCAATCTGAGGCTCAGGTTGAAATAGGTCAATTGTTACTCACAGGCACAGGGATCGATAAGGATTATGCGCAATCTGTCTATTGGTTTACCAAGTCGGCGGCACAGGGGAACCCCTTAGGACAGGCTAAATTAGGTTATATGTACCTTGCAGGATTAGGAGTCGATAAAGATTGGATTAAAGCTTACGCGCTATTTAAAATCGCCGCAGAAAATAAAAATCAGGAAGCAGCAAAAGAGCTAAAAATGCTCCAAAAGAAATTATCTGTAGATGAGCTAAAAGCAGCTGAGGAGCTGACTAAAGAAATAGCCCAGAATATGAAAGAAGAATCTCAAGATAATTAG
- the lspI gene encoding GspI family T2SS minor pseudopilin variant LspI: MIKHDKKAGFTLIEVLLALSIIAIALTALLKAISQNVETARRIKEKTVSHWVAMQGVAMIQLNLLQVNQSQETTQDTTMLNEHWYWRAKISSTSQKNIQKIIILVSTEKAGPFREELQAFRYVS; encoded by the coding sequence ATGATAAAGCATGATAAAAAAGCTGGGTTTACGTTAATAGAAGTATTATTAGCCCTTTCTATTATTGCTATTGCACTAACGGCTTTGCTCAAAGCAATTTCACAAAATGTTGAAACCGCACGCCGTATCAAAGAAAAAACAGTAAGCCACTGGGTTGCCATGCAAGGAGTGGCTATGATTCAGCTTAACTTATTGCAGGTGAATCAAAGTCAAGAAACAACCCAAGATACAACGATGCTTAATGAACATTGGTATTGGCGAGCAAAAATCAGTTCAACGTCACAAAAAAATATTCAAAAGATAATTATTTTGGTGAGCACCGAAAAAGCAGGCCCTTTTAGAGAGGAGTTACAAGCATTCAGGTATGTATCATGA